The Impatiens glandulifera chromosome 3, dImpGla2.1, whole genome shotgun sequence genome contains a region encoding:
- the LOC124932149 gene encoding 60S ribosomal protein L7-4-like — protein sequence MAEVQAKGVQAVPESVLKKQKRADEWALQKSTEFLAKKKKNSENRKLIFNRAKAYAKEYDDQQKELVQLKREARLKGGFYVNPEAKLLFIIRIRGINAIDPKSKKILQLLRLRQIFNGVFLKVSKATLNMLHRVEPYVTYGYPNLKSVRELIYKRGFGKLNQRRIALSDNSVIEQGLGKHDIICMEDLVHEILTVGPSFKQANNFLWPFQLKAPLGGMKKKRNHYVEGGDAGNREDFINQLIRRMN from the exons ATGGCTGAAGTCCAAGCTAAGGGCGTACAGGCTGTACCTGAATCTGTTTTAAAGAAACAGAAGAGAGCTGATGAATGGGCTCTTCAGAAGAGCACTGAGTTTCTCgctaagaagaagaagaattctGAGAACCGAAAGTTGATTTTCAACAGGGCCAAGGCTTATGCAAAGGAGTATGATGACCAG CAAAAGGAGTTGGTTCAATTGAAACGTGAAGCTAGGTTGAAGGGTGGATTCTATGTCAACCCTGAAGCTAAGCTTCTTTTCATCATCCGTATCCGTGG TATCAACGCAATTGACCCAAAGTCGAAGAAGATCTTGCAGCTTCTTCGTCTTAGACAGATCTTTAATGGTGTATTTCTCAAAGTGAGCAAGGCTACCTTGAACATGCTCCACAGGGTTGAGCCATATGTGACTTATGG ataCCCTAATCTGAAGAGTGTTAGGGAGCTCATTTACAAAAGGGGTTTTGGAAAGCTGAACCAGAGGCGAATTGCTCTTTCTGACAACTCTGTCATTGAACAG GGTTTGGGGAAACATGATATTATCTGCATGGAGGATCTTGTTCATGAGATATTGACTGTCGGCCCTAGCTTCAAGCAGGCTAACAACTTCCTATGGCCATTCCAGCTAAAGGCACCATTGGGCggcatgaagaagaagagaaaccACTATGTTGAAGGTGGTGATGCTGGAAATCGTGAAGATTTCATCAATCAACTCATCAGGAGGATGAATTAG